Proteins encoded in a region of the Quercus lobata isolate SW786 chromosome 8, ValleyOak3.0 Primary Assembly, whole genome shotgun sequence genome:
- the LOC115954784 gene encoding cell division cycle protein 123 homolog: protein MKEEEVNRCQIQEWYPKFKSVSIKTQIHELPESFIQYLLDDSGPFLLPVSISNDDALPNRIHNPDEEEDYQVLEGSEDESEQPSPPPSFPELELKIKESIESLGSAVFPKMNWSAPKDSAWISTTGSLRCTSFSEIALLLRSSDSLIHDLCHAYDSCSDKSSSRPPSFFLALRKWYPSLSPEMEFRCFVRGQNLVGISQREVTTFYPVLLEKKDILEMLILQFFEDNIRLKFESENYTFDVYVTKDERIKVLDFNPWGAFTLPLLFNWEELEQNTRKEGNNVDFRIVESQCGVRPGLKTAVPYDYLDTAPGSGWDQFLRNADEELQQQIRSSEAGA, encoded by the coding sequence atgaaggaagaagaagtgaATCGATGCCAAATTCAAGAGTGGTACCCGAAATTTAAGTCTGTATCCATTAAAACCCAAATCCATGAACTTCCTGAATCGTTTATCCAATACCTTCTTGATGATTCTGGCCCCTTCCTTTTACCTGTTTCCATCTCAAATGATGATGCCTTACCCAATAGAATTCACAACCCTGACGAGGAAGAAGACTACCAAGTATTAGAAGGATCTGAAGATGAGTCTGAACAACCTTCACCACCCCCTTCTTTCCCCGAACTTGAATTGAAGATTAAGGAATCAATTGAGTCCCTTGGCAGTGCAGTCTTCCCTAAGATGAATTGGAGTGCACCAAAAGACTCTGCTTGGATTAGCACAACCGGGAGTCTCCGTTGCACTTCATTCAGTGAGATTGCACTCTTGCTACGATCATCTGATTCATTGATCCATGATTTATGTCATGCATATGATTCATGCAGTGATAAGTCCTCGTCAAGACCACCGAGTTTCTTCCTTGCACTCCGGAAGTGGTACCCTTCTTTGAGTCCAGAGATGGAATTTCGTTGTTTTGTAAGGGGTCAAAACCTAGTTGGAATTTCCCAGCGAGAGGTCACTACGTTTTATCCTGTACTccttgagaagaaagatattCTTGAGATGTTGATCCTGCAATTTTTTGAGGATAATATAAGGCTGAAATTTGAATCAGAGAATTACACATTTGATGTTTATGTTACAAAGGACGAACGGATTAAGGTTTTAGATTTCAACCCTTGGGGTGCATTTACATTGCCATTGTTGTTTAATTGGGAGGAATTAGAGCAGAATACTAGGAAAGAAGGCAATAATGTGGACTTTAGAATTGTGGAGAGCCAGTGTGGTGTTAGGCCAGGTTTGAAGACTGCTGTGCCTTATGATTACTTGGACACTGCCCCTGGAAGTGGTTGGGATCAATTTCTGAGGAATGCTGATGAAGAGTTGCAGCAGCAGATCAGGTCTTCTGAAGCTGGTGCTTGA
- the LOC115954785 gene encoding calcium-dependent protein kinase 2: protein MGVCLSKVKNSEPKYNGYRSVGGSDMHHQKSHEPVAEQQSRTPAQQSYHMPEKRTVPVQPAVKPSVSAPSPKPVPRPDTILGKAYEDVKQHYSFGKELGRGQFGVTYLCTENSTGKQYACKSISKRKLVTKNDKEDIKREIQIMQHLSGQPNIVEFKGAYEDKQSVHLVMELCAGGELFDRIIAKGHYSERAAASICRSIVNVVNICHFMGVMHRDLKPENFLLSSKDETALLKATDFGLSVFIEEGKVYRDIVGSAYYVAPEVLRRRSGKEIDIWSAGVILYILLSGVPPFWAETEKGIFDAILKGEIDFESKPWPSISSSAKDLVRKMLTQDPKKRITSAQVLEHPWLREDGEASDKPIDSAVLSRMKQFRAMNKLKKLALKVIAENLSEEEIQGLKAMFTNIDTDKSGTITYDELRTGLARLGSKLSEAEVRQLMEAADVDGNGTIDYIEFITATMHRHKLEREEHLYKAFQYFDKDNSGFITRDELQSAMKEYGMGDDETIREIISEVDADNDGRINYEEFCTMMRSGTQPQGKLF, encoded by the exons ATGGGTGTTTGTCTTAGCAAAGTCAAAAATTCAGAGCCCAAATACAATGGTTATAGATCAGTAGGTGGTTCTGATATGCACCATCAAAAAAGCCATGAGCCTGTAGCTGAACAACAATCCAGAACACCAGCACAACAGTCCTACCACATGCCTGAGAAACGCACTGTACCGGTCCAGCCAGCAGTGAAGCCATCTGTCTCAGCTCCAAGCCCAAAACCTGTCCCTAGGCCAGACACAATTCTTGGCAAAGCATATGAGGATGTTAAGCAGCACTATTCATTTGGCAAAGAATTGGGTAGAGGTCAATTTGGGGTCACTTATCTTTGTACTGAGAATTCAACTGGCAAACAATATGCTTGCAAGTCTATATCTAAGAGGAAGCTTGTTACAAAGAATGACAAGGAGgatataaagagagagattcAGATTATGCAGCATTTGAGTGGTCAGCCAAACATTGTTGAGTTTAAGGGTGCTTATGAGGATAAGCAATCAGTGCATCTTGTTATGGAGTTATGTGCTGGTGGGGAGCTTTTTGATAGGATTATTGCAAAGGGTCATTATAGTGAAAGGGCTGCTGCTTCAATATGCAGGTCAATTGTTAATGTTGTGAATATCTGCCACTTTATGGGTGTGATGCATAGGGACCTCAAGCCTGAGAATTTCTTGTTATCTAGCAAGGATGAGACTGCACTTTTAAAGGCCACAGATTTCGGATTATCGGTTTTCATTGAGGAAG GGAAGGTGTACCGAGATATAGTTGGGAGTGCTTACTACGTTGCTCCAGAAGTATTACGGCGCAGATCTGGGAAGGAAATAGATATTTGGAGTGCAGGAGTTATCTTGTATATATTACTCAGTGGTGTACCTCCATTTTGGGCTG aGACGGAGAAGGGGATATTTGATGCTatattgaaaggagagattgacTTTGAAAGTAAACCATGGCCATCTATATCAAGCAGTGCCAAGGACCTTGTCCGGAAGATGCTAACTCAGGACCCAAAGAAAAGGATTACTTCTGCGCAGGTTCTAG AGCACCCATGGCTTAGAGAAGATGGAGAAGCGTCAGATAAGCCAATAGACAGTGCTGTTCTTTCCAGGATGAAACAATTTAGAGCAATGAACAAACTTAAGAAACTTGCACTGAAG GTCATTGCTGAAAATCTCTCTGAAGAAGAAATCCAAGGGCTGAAGGCAATGTTTACAAATATTGATACGGATAAAAGTGGCACAATCACCTATGATGAACTTAGGACCGGGTTAGCTCGGCTTGGCTCAAAGCTTTCAGAGGCTGAAGTCCGGCAGCTCATGGAAGCT GCTGATGTAGATGGGAATGGAACAATCGACTACATTGAATTTATCACTGCTACAATGCATAGACACAAGCTAGAAAGAGAAGAACATCTTTATAAGgcttttcaatattttgataAGGATAATAGCgg ATTTATTACAAGAGATGAACTACAGTCGGCCATGAAAGAATATGGAATGGGTGATGATGAAACAATCAGGGAAATAATATCTGAAGTCGATGCTGATAAT GATGGTAGAATCAACTATGAGGAATTCTGTACAATGATGAGAAGTGGAACCCAACCGCAGGGTAAGCTCTTCTAG